One part of the Anaeromyxobacter sp. Fw109-5 genome encodes these proteins:
- a CDS encoding SRPBCC domain-containing protein — MNETKTTELTVKRTIPATPAQVYDAWLDHKSPGSPWHGTARAIVNPVVDGLFYHSVDHAGRSWAHYGRFVALEPAKRIQHTLMSEATRGLESVVTVTLEARGSDTEVTLRHTNVPDDELGRMHAEGWGYVLGAIAERFAKR, encoded by the coding sequence GTGAACGAGACGAAGACCACCGAGCTGACCGTGAAGCGCACCATCCCGGCGACCCCGGCGCAGGTCTACGACGCCTGGCTCGACCACAAGAGCCCGGGGAGCCCGTGGCACGGGACCGCCCGCGCGATCGTGAACCCGGTCGTGGACGGCCTCTTCTACCACTCGGTCGATCACGCCGGCCGCTCCTGGGCGCACTACGGCCGGTTCGTCGCGCTCGAGCCCGCGAAGCGCATCCAGCACACCTTGATGTCGGAGGCGACCCGCGGCCTCGAGTCGGTGGTGACCGTCACGCTCGAGGCGCGGGGCAGCGACACCGAGGTGACGCTGCGCCACACGAACGTCCCGGACGACGAGCTGGGCCGCATGCACGCGGAGGGGTGGGGTTACGTGCTGGGCGCGATCGCCGAGCGGTTCGCGAAGCGATAG
- a CDS encoding SRPBCC family protein: MSAEREGRGGDASEREIVSARTFAAPRERVFEAFRDPARLARWWGPQGFRSTFEVFDFRPGGAWRFVMHGPDGVDHPNESVFLAVEPPERIVFRHLSGGHPFELTITLDEKGGTTRVTWRMRHDTAEDCAKVKPFVVPANEQNFDRLAAELERAG, from the coding sequence ATGTCCGCTGAACGAGAAGGCCGGGGCGGCGATGCGTCGGAGCGCGAGATCGTGAGCGCGCGCACGTTCGCGGCTCCGCGCGAGCGCGTGTTCGAGGCGTTCCGCGATCCGGCGCGCCTGGCGCGCTGGTGGGGACCGCAGGGCTTCCGCAGCACCTTCGAGGTGTTCGACTTTCGCCCGGGCGGCGCGTGGCGGTTCGTCATGCACGGGCCGGACGGCGTCGACCATCCGAACGAGAGCGTCTTCCTCGCGGTGGAGCCGCCTGAGCGCATCGTCTTCCGACACCTGTCGGGAGGCCACCCGTTCGAGCTGACGATCACGCTGGACGAGAAGGGCGGCACGACCCGCGTCACCTGGCGCATGCGGCACGACACCGCCGAGGACTGCGCCAAGGTGAAGCCGTTCGTCGTCCCGGCCAACGAGCAGAACTTCGACCGGCTGGCGGCGGAGCTCGAGCGGGCGGGGTGA
- a CDS encoding antibiotic biosynthesis monooxygenase has protein sequence MDALRPAASRAAPRRRRSSTHASADRVCSRAEFDEATRRNLDFISTLPGFRGHLVFRKTGGPTAFDVVTLAVWESQEAIDQAATAVRAHYERIGFDRAASLERWQVRSELGGYEILRGT, from the coding sequence CTGGACGCCCTGCGTCCCGCCGCCTCGAGAGCGGCGCCACGACGCCGGCGAAGCTCAACTCACGCCAGCGCGGATCGGGTCTGCTCCCGGGCCGAGTTCGACGAGGCCACCCGCCGCAACCTGGACTTCATCTCGACCCTCCCCGGCTTCCGCGGTCACCTCGTCTTCCGGAAGACGGGCGGGCCGACCGCCTTCGACGTGGTGACGCTCGCGGTCTGGGAGAGCCAGGAGGCGATCGACCAGGCGGCTACCGCGGTGCGCGCCCACTACGAGCGGATCGGGTTCGACCGTGCCGCCTCGCTGGAGCGGTGGCAGGTCCGGTCCGAGCTCGGCGGCTACGAGATCCTGCGCGGGACCTGA